In Corylus avellana chromosome ca2, CavTom2PMs-1.0, the following proteins share a genomic window:
- the LOC132168626 gene encoding probable leucine-rich repeat receptor-like serine/threonine-protein kinase At3g14840, with the protein MMARFLPYICFILLILLLCMEAQAGRLGHTPDDEVEALGEIATQLGKKDWNFRVDPCVNDSSWLTPISRPPYNNSLICNCSAGVCHVVQLFLKGQDLDGVLPPSLVKLPYLKMIDLTRNYLSGTIPLELTSTKLEYLSITGNNLSGPIPSYLGKVTTLTYLSLESNLFSGRVPPELGNLVNLEYLNLNANNLTGELPIALTDLTKLTELRISSNNFTGKIPDFFQSWKQLHKLEIQASGLEGPIPSSISVLSSLTELRISDLLGEGSKFPNLSSMTSMTRLLLRSCNLSGQIPPYISKMTALQILDLSFNRLEGNVPDFQGLSQLEYMFLTSNLLNGPIPPWTKNRDSRLHEDLSYNNFSESSALSTCRDTLNLFQSFSGQNNLTLGDECLQTYPCSKDRYSLHINCGGNATTIGNIKYEGDQIQGGPAKFLPNTASWGFSSSGIFWDTTETFDLYTTNNMSILRMNNSGLFTSARLSPLSLTYYARCLANGNYTVTLYFAEIVFRDNRSFYSLGRRIVDIYIQETLVRKDFDIEHEAQGVDKAVVREFKAVVRNKVLQIRFHWAGKGTAAVPKRGTSGPLISAISVEADFNPPDYKIFIVAGAAVSALLLIFMILGIRMWIKKRGRISREKELRGLDLQTGCFTYRQIKAATINFDAANKIGEAGFGSVYKGILLDGTIIAVKKLSSKSKQGNREFVNEIGMISALQYPNLVRLYGCCVEGNQLFLVYEYMENNSLARALFGPEEYHLNLDWPSRQKICVGIARGLVFLHEESTIRIVHRDIKTTNVLLDRDLNPKISDFGLAKLDEEENTHISTRVAGTIGYMAPEYALWGYLTYKADVYSFGVVALEIVAGKSNMKYRPKENCVCLLDWVLVLQQKGNLMELVDPLLGFELNKEEAIRMIKVALLCINPSPALRPTMSAVVSMLEGQTIVDEVTIDPSIYGDELRFSALKDRFEQLQQAPTSTSGAESLLHSSEATWVGSSSTSGQDLYRVNLDSQ; encoded by the exons ATGATGGCAAGATTTCTTCCTtatatttgctttattttactCATCTTGCTTCTTTGCATGGAAGCACAAGCTGGCCGTCTAGGGCATACTCCTGATGACGAAG TGGAAGCCCTTGGTGAAATAGCTACACAATTGGGGAAGAAAGATTGGAATTTCAGAGTAGACCCGTGCGTTAATGACTCGAGCTGGCTAACACCAATATCGAGGCCACCCTACAACAATTCTCTAATCTGCAATTGCTCTGCTGGCGTATGTCACGTGGTTCAATT ATTTCTTAAAGGGCAGGATCTTGATGGTGTGCTTCCACCTTCCCTGGTGAAGCTACCCtacctaaagatgat TGACCTCACTCGAAACTACCTCAGTGGTACAATTCCACTCGAATTGACTTCTACAAAGTTGGAATACCT GTCCATTACTGGAAACAATTTATCAGGACCAATCCCAAGCTACCTGGGAAAAGTTACCACTCTTACATACCT GAGCTTAGAGAGCAATCTGTTTTCTGGACGTGTTCCCCCTGAGCTTGGGAATTTGGTTAACCTGGAGTATCT TAATCTTAATGCTAACAATCTCACTGGAGAGTTGCCAATAGCTCTCACTGATCTAACCAAATTAACGGAACT CAGGATTAGCAGTAACAACTTCACTGGAAAAATACCCGacttttttcaaagttggaaaCAACTTCATAAATT AGAGATTCAAGCTAGTGGTCTTGAGGGCCCCATCCCTTCTAGCATTTCGGTCCTAAGTAGTTTAACCGAGCT AAGGATTAGTGACTTACTTGGTGAGGGTTCTAAATTTCCAAACTTAAGCAGCATGACAAGCATGACAAGATT GTTGTTGCGGAGCTGCAATCTCTCCGGACAAATTCCcccatatatatcaaaaatgaCAGCACTACAAATTCT AGATCTTAGCTTCAACAGATTGGAAGGAAATGTTCCAGATTTTCAAGGTCTATCACAATTGGAATACAT GTTTCTTACAAGCAACTTGCTCAATGGGCCTATTCCACCCTGGACCAAAAACCGAGATAGTCGCCT ACATGAGGATCTTTCTTACAATAACTTCTCAGAAAGCTCTGCGCTGTCCACTTGTCGAGATACCCT GAATTTGTTTCAGAGCTTCTCTGGACAGAACAACTT AACACTCGGCGACGAGTGCCTGCAGACCTATCCATGCTCAAAAG ATCGGTACTCATTGCATATAAATTGTGGTGGAAATGCAACCACTATTGGAAACATAAAGTACGAAGGGGATCAAATCCAAGGAGGTCCAGCAAAATTTCTTCCTAACACCGCTAGTTGGGGATTCAGTAGTAGTGGAATTTTTTGGGACACCACCGAAACCTTTGATCTATACACAACAAATAATATGTCAATACTAAGAATGAATAACTCCGGATTATTCACGAGTGCACGgctctctcctctttctctgACATATTATGCACGTTGCTTGGCAAATGGAAACTATACTGTAACACTATACTTTGCAGAGATAGTATTCAGAGACAATAGATCTTTTTATAGTCTTGGAAGACGGATAGTTGATATTTATATCCAG GAAACGTTGGTGCGgaaggattttgatattgaacATGAAGCTCAAGGTGTTGATAAAGCAGTTGTTAGGGAATTTAAGGCAGTTGTGAGGAATAAAGTCTTACAAATCCGCTTTCATTGGGCTGGGAAAGGGACAGCAGCTGTCCCAAAGAGAGGAACATCTGGTCCTCTCATCTCAGCTATCTCTGTTGAAGCTG ATTTCAATCCCCCTGACTACAAGATATTCATTGTTGCTGGAGCTGCAGTATCAGCGCTTTTGCtcatttttatgattttaggCATTCGAATGTGGATCAAAAAACGAGGCAGGATATCAAGGGAAAAAG AGCTGAGAGGATTAGATCTGCAAACTGGTTGTTTCACCTATAGGCAAATCAAAGCAGCCACTATCAACTTCGATGCTGCAAATAAGATTGGAGAAGCTGGTTTTGGATCTGTATACAAG GGTATACTGTTAGATGGTACTATAATTGCAGTTAAGaaactttcttcaaaatcaaaacaaggaaaTCGTGAATTTGTGAATGAAATAGGAATGATATCTGCTTTACAATACCCAAATCTTGTTAGATTGTATGGATGTTGTGTTGAAGGAAATCAATTATTCTTGGTATATGAATACATGGAAAACAATAGCCTGGCACGTGCTTTGTTTG GTCCAGAGGAATACCACTTAAACTTGGACTGGCCTTCACGGCAGAAAATATGTGTTGGCATAGCAAGAGGTTTGGTTTTCTTGCATGAGGAATCAACAATAAGAATTGTTCATAGAGATATCAAAACTACCAATGTGTTGTTGGATAGGGACCTTAACCCAAAGATTTCTGACTTTGGTTTGGCCAAGCTTGATGAAGAGGAAAACACCCACATTAGCACGCGAGTCGCTGGAACAAT AGGATATATGGCACCAGAATATGCATTATGGGGTTATTTAACCTATAAAGCAGATGTCTATAGCTTTGGGGTTGTTGCATTGGAAATTGTTGCTGGGAAGAGCAACATGAAATATCGACCAAAAGAGAATTGTGTATGCCTTCTAGATTGG GTGCTTGTTCTACAACAAAAAGGTAATCTAATGGAGCTGGTGGATCCACTATTGGGTTTTGAGTTAAACAAGGAGGAAGCTATTAGAATGATCAAAGTAGCTCTCTTATGCATTAATCCATCGCCAGCACTTAGACCCACCATGTCTGCAGTAGTAAGCATGCTTGAAGGCCAAACCATTGTTGATGAAGTTACCATTGATCCAAGTATATATGGCGATGAATTGAGGTTTAGTGCCTTAAAAGACCGGTTTGAACAACTCCAACAAGCACCAACAAGCACAAGTGGAGCAGAGAGCCTTCTGCATTCATCAGAAGCAACATGGGTTGGATCTTCTTCCACATCTGGCCAGGATCTCTATCGAGTTAATCTTGATTCTCAGTAA